atatataacatttttctttgaaaaagcaagaagtgaaATAGGTGAATGTCTTATCTTTCCCATGTAATAATTAACAGATGAGCCtatttgtgattttgtttttcagttgcaaaagattgtttttcctgtctttcttgtGACAGGTCCTTGTGAGGTCCTAGTTcgtgcttctttctttcctagaaataatgctttttaaagcagacaGTTAATGAGGAGGACACAGTTATCTGTACTAGCAATTTTGCAGAGAACACTGTTTAATTGCATTCATAGTAAACAAATGCCACAAGAAGTTTCCAATCAAGTCTGGCTCATCCAGAATAGGAAAAACTTGTTACATACCAAGTgacattttactttatttatgTCACACATTTTCCTGTCAGGCCATGGTAATCATAGACTTTGTTGACTAGATTGAAATATGGGAAtttggagaaaagggaaggcttgtgttttttcctgatttgtAAAGCTGATAAGAATGATTACACAACCCATCTCTCATCTTCTCGGCTTTCCTCAACATGTGGCTTTAATAGCTTGCAGGATAATAACTTCAGCCTCAGCCAGCGACTGGTTTGTATTGAAAGAGTTGAGagttacagaattattttgagTTAGACTAGGTAAAAGATGGAGCTGGTGCAAATGGTACCACACACGGGTTATACAACTTGTTGGGACAAAGTTCTGAATGACTTGCAGCAAAGTGCATTATAAAATAAGGGAGGAGACTGGGTTTCGCTTACACAAACTTCCTTTAGAAGTGGTTTAAGCTGAGATGGCTGGTTTGGCACTCAGTAGCGTAAAAGCACTCAAGAAACACACATTGCATTGACAAAATTCATGTTGCAGCAGGGAAAATAACAACCATCTTGGTAGGGTTGCTCTGGGTGGAACATCCATAACTTCTTCATCAGCATTGCTTCATTCTCGCCATAGGAAAACGATATGTGCATGAACAGAATTTTCACTTGTGATCATCAAAAAGCAATGGCAAGAAGTAAAGTGCCAGGCTCGGGaaagttttcatgtttttattgtttaagATATCATCATTGATATCACATCAAATACTATTTTTGCAGCTTCTAGGCCAGGAGGTGAGGTCGTTTAGGGACCTCCATCCTAGGGACATTCACTGCTGGACACTGATGGTGCTTATGGATAATGCAAGCAGTACCTTTGACAGCCTTTGCAGGATCACATCCCAAACTAAATAAGCCTTAGAAGGATGCAGAGAGGGTTGATAACAAAATAGGCAGGAAGTTTGCACAATGCAAAGTGACTTTATTTTGTAGGGGAATTGTAATCTCAGCTCCATTTTTGAAATTGTACATAAAATTGCTGTGAGGTAAGATTCACATTGCTAAGGGAACTGGTATAGTATAGCTAGGAGAATTAGGCTGTGGTTGTTATTGCTCTTAATGATAGTGATGAAAATAAgaagttatatatatatatatatataaattcaaATCCTAGTCTGAAGTTATAGCCAATTGTTGACTGTACAAATTTGCTGTTCAATTATCTGATTAACATTGAAGTTTTAACCTGGGAAATTCCAGGATGTTAatttacagaataatttcaggtgttttcctcctgaaaagGAGCAAGAAGTAAAAGAACATACttagagtaattttttttaactttttttttattcaagcCAAATATGTTGCTTTTGATTGGTGTCTGGAGAACATAACCAGTCCCTACAAGACTTTTAAGGCAGGATTTTTAGTAGTGCTCGCCACTGTCTTAAATACATCCTTATAGAAGCTATTAGTCTTACAACTTACGTCAGGGGGAGTAGTGCTAGATGCTGAGTACTGCTGGAAATGTTAccctttattttctatttctttatgGTCATTCTTTGAAGAGAACACAATCAAAAGATGAAGCCAACAGGTTTTGGTGCGTTTCAAATGGAACCAGCCATTTCTAATGTGCTTAGGCCACTTAGGAAGAATTTAAGCAACGAAGAATTGTGCACTGACTCCCTCTGCAGTAGCTCCACCCTGAAAACCACTTTTCAGGCCCAGAACATTAACTTGCCTCATACAAGGGGAACATGACTAACTGACCGAAATAAAATTATAGCTTAAGCTTGAAATATGAACTCTTCCACTCAAATCAGTGGCCAGACCCCTGATGATAAGCCCTGGATTGGGATGCCAAGTGTCACCATCAGCAGAAGTTTGAATTTCAGCAGCTAGCCTGGGAATTTTGTAGGCCAGCCTTATCCTACCCCTTAGGTACTTTAGACTGTTTCTCTCTACATTTAAGTACAGTACTTCTAGTGGGCAGAAAGTTCATGCCTGAACATATGTGGGAATTGATGTGGTGCAGCAAATGTTGCTGTGTGTGCGTCTCCTTGGGTCCCATGCAGCACCTGAGCCAAAGGGTTTCTCCCAGGTGAACCTAGCTGGAGATGGACAAGTTTGATGGCCTCAATTCAAGCATGTGCATGATGATGAGAATATGCAGTGCTTTAgcggtgctgccagcaggaTAACTTGTACAGCAGACAGACATGTCGTTGTCAATAACTAGTGCTGATCTGATCGATGAGATTACTCTCCCAAGCTGCTCATCACAACCTACTCATCAAGTCTCTTGCCAGCCAATGTTCTGCCCCTTCAAGTCTGCTGACACGGGTCACCACTTTCCACACAGAGTTTTGCCAAAATGAGCCAGATTAAGAAAACCCACCTTTTCCAAGTGTTTAACCTAACCTAGGACAACTTCTTCACCCAGTTCAGCTGCAGGTAAAGCAATGTGTCTGACACGCTGCAGACATTGTCATGGCCTCTTGGCCTCGAGTactgctttttttgttaaaagcctCAAAAAAAACATCAACCATCCCTAATAACCTTCCCTTTCCTGTATGAAAGATTTCCAGAAAAGATCCCTAGCAAAAAAGCCATGCTGAAATGCTGCACTCTCTCCTGCACTGCCCCACCACAAGATTCAGCTTTAGACATCTGCATTTCaatagattcatagaatcataaaatcatttaggttgtaaaagacctttgaaatcatCAGGTCCAAATGTTAACCCAGGACTTCCCAGTCCATTGCTAAAATAtatccctaagcactgcatctatgtatttcttaaatatctccagagatggtgattcTGCCACCttcttgggcagcctgttccaatgcttgaccacccttttaatgaatatttttttcctaatatccaatctaaaactcctctggtgtaacttgagggtgttttctcttgtcctgtcgctagTTATGTGAGAGAAGAGAtctacccccacctgcctacagcctcctttcaggtaggtgtagagagcaataaggtcccccccgAGTCTCCTCTtcagactaaacacccccagttccctcagctgctcctcataagacctgtgctccagacccttcaccatTAGTGACAGCAGGTAGGGAACCAAGCTGTTGTCCAACTCCTGTTGAAAACCACATCAAGGAATAGCCTTTGAAActtgaaatataaattaatttggaGCCAGGCAAAGTCTTTGCATGGAATTTTTACCAAAGATCAGACCCTTTTGTCAGTGtacctgctccctgcctcacCTCTGTCTGCACTGTGCATGGACAGGAGCCAAGACACTGCTTCCAGTGGGATGTCTCCAAAGCTGATTGCAAACAGAGGGCAAAGCCTTCCGCCAGCAAGCACATGGGATGGCAGCAAGCACATGTGGGGCTGGTGGCTACATTAGACATGTTTGTAAAAGAGGTGGGACTTTCTATTTCGCTGTTAGTTTGGGAAGGGgcacctggcacagcagctccctgccatgGCTGCTAGGCTGGCCCCGGGTCCTGCAGTCAGGCATACCACAGCTCAGCTTCACTAACAGCCCCAGAGACACCAGCTTTGCTCAGCTCATTTATGCAAATAATTAGTAGGAAAGGAGTGACAGTATTGCCAAGAAAACTGACGCATAATGATCTTTAAAAAGGGAGATAACTTGCGTGTCACACTTGAAGCAATGCTCGAGCTGCTACTTCATTTCGAATTGACGTGGCccctgtgtttttctgtttggctgATAAATCTGCAAACAGGCAAACTGGGTTTTCAGGAAGAGCATTTCTGTGTATGTCTGATGTTTGTGATAAAGCTATATGGTCGTTCTTAGTCAGCTGTTGTTAtatacattttatgtatttaaagttGCCATGAGAAAAGagacagcttttaaatataaaaagctgtAACAGCAGCCATGCTTCCAGAGCTGCGGCTCGGCGTGAGCAGCAGGATTACCGCTTGCCCTTACCATATCAACTAAAAAACTAGGAAGGTCACTTTTAAACCAGTAGCTCTATTTCCCTCTGTCAACAGGGTGTATTTAGTTAAAATTTCAGCAACCAGCCTTccctttgcagcagctctggcttaAAGTGCAAAACCACGGCAGATCCTTGAAGTTAGTGGTGCCCGTGAGGGCGCGCTGTGTCAGCTCAGCAGGAGTTTGTACAGTCCAGGGTCTGCAGGTGGGGCACGGctgtccctgcccccccctccctccagtTATCACAGAGACAGCAGGTCTCCCTGGGCTCTCGTGCTCCTTCTGTGGCATTGGCACTTGTCTCCGTGCTATGTAACTGCTGTGTCACCCGCAGAAGGACACATGATGCCACTAAATCTATGTAACACAAAACTGGAAGGATGAATTAAGCGCAAACATAAACAACCCCATTTTATAGGAGCACGTGAGTGCAGTGGACACGTGGTTGCTGCCACAAGGACACCTTCTGTGTCCCCGTGTTTGTAAAAACCTGTTTTACCACACTGGGATCAACAGAGGAGCAGGTGGCTGTGTAATGTCACAGGAcactgcccagtgctgggcaaGCCCAGGGTATAACATGCCATATGGACTGCGGCCATGGCTTTCTCACTGGGGttctgagctgcttttgccCAGGCACAAGGGACATCGGTGTTTGGCCCTGTGTTGTTGTTAATCAAGGTGTGTTATTTCTAGTTAATAAAAGTTCTGCCTTAGCTAATTAGCCTGCTCACAGTATGCTTTAGGTCAATCACTGCCAATCCTGTAAGATTCCCATTTAATATTCTGAATGGTGGTGTGAAAAAAGATAGGTTAAAAAGAAGGTAATTAGTGTGTAGGGCAAGAGCTATTTACACCTGCCCGactggcagcagggaaggagttTCATAAGCAAGGGGAAGTGAAATTTGAATGGTTTCAGTGAGACATCTACGTGTGAGAGCTCACCTGCATGAGGGAGAGACCTTGGAGCAGAGATGCCGAACTGAAGGACTCACAAGCATGGCTCCTGGTAGGCTGTCAGACGTCAGCATCCATCTAATGTGGCATTAAACAATCAAGCAGGCTTATATTTCACAAGTCACTACATTTCAATGTAGCttaaattttttcctcttctggcaTTAGTCACACTTGGTGGATGTACTGAAATGAGTCTGGTTTATTAAGGCTACTAAACGCACAGTATTAGCTCATGCCTTCTGTACACCCACAACACGTGGTAGCAAGTTTTCATGAGCAGTTTACTGTGGACTGAAGAAATGCACAAGTATGGTTGAACACTttggaaatacatatttttggaAACTATTTTCTTGAGAGTGATTGCTTTTGGACATGGAAGTTAGGTTGTGTTGGCAGCCCATTTTGTAAGGCGGTAACAATAAGAGGAAAGAGCTCTCAGACCAGACATGCCTGCGTTTTTTTCTCATCAAGGTAGATGATATCTGAACTTTGTGAAATTGTTGCTTGTGTCATGTGGCAATGAATGTTGTTAAATGTGTATTTAGCTACATCAAGTAGGACTACATGGGCTCTGTAATTGTCTTAGGTAGCATATACTTATGAAATtcagctctgtgcagctgcatggaaaaaaaaatgaacacatttgATAATGAATCTTCATTCTCAATAAATTACATAGAGATAAATGTGGTTTAGgttcacaaataatttttcattattcactATCACAAATAGTCTATGGTAGTGTTTGCAGCAAAGATGGCCGTCAGCACTTAACAGTAGCTTCAAGTTCAACTTCCAATACTAGAAAATCGTTCTGCTGGTGCAATGCAAAGTGTTGGAGAACATGCCAGTTCCTGGATAGCCACCAAATTACCAGCTGGTTTCTGGTGGGCAGGGGAGGCTTTGCaccatttctcctttctccacAGCCCTGGTGCCCATGTGTAGCTTTCTAGATGATAGCCCCAGTGACTAAGCCCTGCAGATAACAGAATGCagacttttattttgtaagctGACCCAAAATTGATGGTAATGACTCATTTCTAAACTTACTCAAACCTGGGGCAATAAGTAATTCACTTGCCAACGGGTGGCCTATGTAAAGGTAATGACTATTCCACAGTAAAGTGTTTGTTTAAcaagttttgctttcattcaggGAAAGGTGAGGACACATTTTTAGGAGGAACAAAttgtgaactgaaaaaaagaaaatgtttttctctgccttcatttttttaattatgtcaAATAATTCCCAGGAATGTCTGACTGTGACACATTAAAAAGGGGAACATCTGAATGTGAGAGAAACATATTTATcaacaacattttaaagcaagaagCTATCAAAACTGATGCACTTCCATGAAAGACCCAGCTTacaagaaattctgttttctaaagtaTTGTTTGGGAATCACATTGCTGTTATTGTCCTCCAGGTTCTCTGTctcccctgctgctctccctatttttaaattaaaatggctCAGAAGCATCAGCATGTAGCACCCACAGCCCAAACACAcctgcaggatcaggccctaCCACAGATGGAGGCTCACAGGTCTGGTTTCCCAATCCCAAATTCGTTTAGGAGCTAAACCAGGCACAGTGCTGTTTGCCCTGGCTGGTGCAGGGGCACCTCTGGATGCAGACCAGCACAGCTCTGGACTGCTTAGGAGctttactgaagaaaattgGAGGTGCTAATGTTACTAGGATTAAAATGGGTTTTGTGGACCGTACAAATTAGACTTAGGTGCCTCAATTTTGCACCCATATTTCTGTGGACTTGGGCCTGCTATACTAGTGAAAGACCTGCCTGCATGGTAACCAATGCACTGAAAATGGCCAAACCATTCTAACTAAGGGTATGTATCAGAGTCCTTGTGGGACAGAGGGAAGTCTGTGTCCCACCAAATAACACGACTACatagaataaataaatctgactgaggctttgtcctttttttttttttgaaagtaagcCTGTCAAACCCAGATTGGAAGCATTTGTTACGTTGGTTTGCAGAGTTTCCTACAGGGGCTAGTGTTTTTTGACAGTTCCATCAACAAGCTGGTTGTTTGTTAATATCGCAAATAAATCAGTGGATAATGCAAAGGATGATGGAATTGTAAAAAGCAATGAGGAGGAGCCAATGGTGTAGCACTCGGTAGGTGGGATCTGCTCAAAAGGCAGTTGGGATAGCACTGAACACAAGGTTGTGGCATTTAGAAGTAACAAACACAAGGCATGCCTGCTGTATGGGACATAACCCCAGCAAGTGATGATTCAGCGAAGGATTTGGAGTCAGAATTGACAAAAAACCTATGTGGTTTTCTGCTGAGAAGGTGTGGACAAAGAcatgggaagaagaaggagagaTAATCTTCATCCCTGTGTATAGCAAGggtgaaaaatgcagaaactcaaataaacaaaaaacaaaaaacaaaaaaacaaaacaaaaaaaaccccaaaaagtaaaaaaaatgactgaTTGTGAAGGAATTAGGAATTTAGGAGTTCATCCTGcaagttttataaaaaagacAGAGTTGTGGCTTGATTACACAACTTAAATATTACCATGAGGCAAAAGCAGAGGTCTTGAAAGACTCTTTAGTCTATCAGAGAAAGGTTTAATAATCCTATTTAGAAGTAAAAGCCAGACAAATTTTCATGAGAAACAGTACGCTTACTTCTCTGAAGGAGTGACTTGCTAACAAGCCATGAAGTGGTGGGGTCTACCAAGGTCCTTCTGGAAGATATGATTTACTCAAATAAATGTTACAGGACTCAATACGCAAACAAAATCATAATGTAATGGTCCGTGTCATATACAATCACTTATATTAAATGGTCTGGCAGACCTTTGCAGCTTTAAAAGTCAATGAATTAACTACTCTCAGAGTCCCAAAGTGTCTTATTTAATTGTGGTCAGAGAGGAAGCCCACTGTCTTGCAGCTGTGGTCATTAGCATGGTCATCTCCTTTTGTATGTCTGCATTTCCCACTCTCTGCCTGTGTTCAAATGCAGCATGAGGTTTCTGAGATTTGCCTTCCTCTTGCGGGTTTGCAGGCCTATGCTAGCTGCTTGCTCTGAAGCAAATTGCCTGTCATAAGGCAGTGAGTCTCTTGAGCTTGTGTGAAGTCCTGTAACAATGGAAGAGACAAACATGTCAGACATTGTACCACAAGCAGCAGACAATGCAGAAGCTTGCCAGGTCGCTCTTTGTGCAAGGGAACAAGGATTGGTCCCTCCTGATGCTAAagtgtatttattatttcttacttGACAGTTACTGTGAAGGCCTAGAGGAGCAAGGGGTTGTTATCAGATGAAAACCGTGCCTGATGCATATCATGTATTTGCCATCTTTCACCCTGGAGTATGGCACCTGGCACTTGTGCTGTTCAGGAGTAGCTGGATTAACTGAGGAATGACTGAGAGGGAGAAGTGGGCTCTGGAGGTGGGAACCACCAGCTTCATGGCAGTATCTTCCCTTTCCCAATCCTGTGTCAGCTCCTTCCGACCCCTTCAAAGAGAGGACAAGTCTTCCTAGGGTCTTGAGGTTTTGAGGTGCCTGGTGGCATCCATTCATGAGACTTCAGCCtcctgtggcagcagctcttGGTACTGGGATTGTACGGGCAGGTGATCCTCAGTCACCCCCTTCAAAGAGGGATTGTGCCTACATCCAGGACGCACTCCCCCTGAAATGTCAATGTTCATGCTGGTGTGGCTCATTcatctgcctttctgcagcctTAGTCCCAGTTCAAAAAATGAACTTGCAGAACTACAAGACAAAAGAGAGGGGTGGGATTCTGGTGGTGGCTAACAGTTTCTAACAAGTGTCCTTCTACCTTTGTCCAGGTTTTATCAGGCTGTGAATGAGTTTGACACCATGACTGCTGAGGACTCTACTGCAAGGATGAGCAACGATTCCTCCAATGTGGCTACCACAAAAGTCCCTGAAGGTGTTGCTGGTGCACCCAAtgaggcagctctgctggccctCATGGCACGCACTGGATATAGCATGATCCAGGAGAACGGGCAACGCAAGTATGGTGGTCCTCCTCCTGGCTGGGAAGGCCTGCACCCTCCTCGTGGCTGTGAAGTCTTTGTGGGCAAAATCCCCCGTGACGTCTATGAAGATGAGCTTGTCCCTGTGTTCGAGTCTGTGGGCCGCATCTACGAAATGCGCCTGATGATGGACTTTGATGGGAAAAACCGTGGCTACGCCTTTGTGATGTACACACAGAAGCACGAGGCGAAGCGTGCCGTCAGGGAGCTGAACAACTATGAAATCCGTCCCGGCAGGCTGCTGGGTGTGTGCTGTAGTGTGGATAACTGCCGGCTCTTCATCGGAGGCATTCCCAAGatgaagaagagagaggagatcCTGGAAGAGATTGCCAAGGTGACGGAAGGCGTGCTGGATGTCATTGTGTATGCCAGCGCTGCAGACAAGATGAAGAACAGAGGTTTTGCCTTTGTGGAGTATGAGAGCCATAGAGCAGCAGCAATGGCCAGGAGGAAACTCATGCCGGGAAGGATCCAGTTGTGGGGCCACCAGATTGCTGTTGACTGGGCAGAACCAGAGATAGATGTTGATGAAGATGTCATGGAGACTGTTAAAATCCTCTATGTGAGGAATTTAATGATTGAGACCACAGAGGACACTATTAAAAAGGTCTTTGGGCAGTTTAACCCTGGCTGTGTAGAGCGGGTGAAAAAAATACGTGATTACGCCTTTGTGCACTTTGCAACCAGGGATGATGCCATTCATGCCATGAACAACCTTAACGGTGTCGAACTGGAAGGCTCATGCCTGGAGGTTACCTTGGCCAAGCCAGTAGACAAGGAGCAATACACTCGCtaccagaaagcagcaaaaggagggGCCGCAGCGACGCCTGAAGTAACTCAGCAACCTAATTATGTTTACTCTTGTGATCCGTACACACTAGCATATTATGGATATCCATACAATGCCTTGATTGGGCCCAACAGAGATTACTTTGTGAAAGGTTAGTAAGCACAATTAGGAGATGCGATGGGCAAGTTTGATCTCAGGCTGGTGCTACCCAGGGTCTGCTTGAGGCAAAGGACAGATGGTACTATGcacttttttcttaaacactttTTTATAGGTCTTTTTCCTATAtttctgtttggtctcattTTATGACTATACAGTGTATTTATCTAGAAATAATGTTAATGTACAGTCTAGTATGAGGGAGGCATAAAAAATATGGTTAAGAATGAGCTAACAGACCAAGCATGGTATGAGGGAGAGGGATCTCGTTTTCATGAGTGCTGTACTAAATCTGAGCAAGTCCAAggactccagctgctggtgcccccTTCCAAGGAAGAGCTGGATCCTAAGTATTAGAGATTGTGATAGTGCTCCCTTTGCCTTCTCCTGGAGGTGTGGGTATGGTCGCCTGGTCATCCAAAGGGAGGGATGTCAGTGAAAGAGTCAGCTGGGAGCTCTCCAGGTGTCATTTGCCTTCCACATTAAAATGATAGTAGTGCTGTGTCCTTTACAAAGTCATTTGGGAACTAAGAGCAGAAGGAATCACGTGAgtgcaaaataattcttttataATGTATACTTCAATTAGTTGTCGGTTacagtcattaaaaattaactaaaaatcAGTTATTCATAAAAATCCCTAGCAGCTATAACTGGTGTTATAATTGCAATTATCCTGTACTTACAGGAATTATAGTTTCCTGAAATTTAATGTGTATTTCCATGTAACAGGCAGTTTAGTATGAATATAATCTTAAAGCATCCACGTCAACCAAGAAATACGTTTAACCTCAGTTGATCAAGAATTTCAGCTTCCAGATTTGAACTACAGAGACTGACCATCTAAATATTCAATTAGGCCATCACAGAGTGCATTAATACTGCAGTGTCCAAAGTGCTGTCGTAACGTGCATGGAATTGCaaagataaataaaagcagtatttttggAGATGGGGTATGTTCACATTACTAATAAaatagcagagaaaacaaacaacactaGTGAAAATATATGCTATGGTGGGACAAAGTTGGTTAAAGGCCAGGTACTTCAGGCTATCTCTGCAGGGTCCCATCACAGCCAAATGAGAGGCGCTGGGTCTCCTCTGAAGGACAGCTGAGAGCAGAAGCTATTCTACTGCACAGAAATCATGCTGGAGGAGCCCCTCTCTCTCTGCTGAGTGCATTATACCCATGCTCTCTGTCACGAGAGTTATATCAGTATAAATAAGTAGTTAATGTATGATCAGAAACATCAAGAGGAAAACTTGTGCAAGCTTACTGGGTGCACCTAAGGCCaaactcttctgttttcccaagTGCAGTCGCTAAGGCTCAGATCAAACTAACTTTGGCAGCCTCATTTCTAAGCAAATGCCTCCTGATCTCCGCCTGGGGCCGTTCATGCTCCCCACGAGGCTGTCACTCTCCATTATTCACCATCCTCTTCTATGTTGTTATCATAAGCAGGCAGCATACGAGGCAGAGGGCGAGGTGCAGCTGGCAACAGAGCCCCGGGCCCCAGGGGCTCCTACCTGGGGGGATACTCCGCTGGCCGTGGCATCTACAGCAGGTACCAtgaaggcaaaggaaagcagcaagagaaaggaTACGAGCTGGTACCCAACTTGGAGTTACCTGCGGTCAATACAGTGGCCATTAAGCCTGGTGCAGGTTAGTATGTGCAATgaggggaggaaagcagaggtgtCACGCAAGCCCCTGCTCTGAGCCCCGTGTCAGGCATGCAGGGACCCCTCCAGGGCCATCCCACGGTTACGGCAGTGGGGACGGCCCTGgggccagggctcagcacccctgTGTGCCAGATGCCTCCTGGCCCTGGGTGCAAACAAGAGGcatgcagcaggacaggggacGTGAACATCTGGGAGCTCTTCAGGCTAAAGAAAAAAGGGCTGAAGCTGTGCCCATTCGTCCTGTCCCATTTTGCACCTCCTCAGGAGGAAGCAGACTTTCCATCTAGTCATGTACACCAGACATGGTGACTAAGAGCAATCTTCCTCTCTTAATTTCTTCAATTCTAATTTCACCCTGGGAGACTCCCACCCCAGATTTCCAGACAGGCCAGAGCTCTCCGCTGCTTACAGTGCTACAAGGCtgggaaaaggacctgggacCTTCCCACTGCAGGGAAGTCCCTGGCTAAGGCAAGCTCCTCCATCACCATCAGAGGTATGGGGAAGGAGGCATGCAGCGAGCCATCAGGGTCCACCTTGCAGCAATGAAACACCTACAGGAGagctctcagctctgctgggctgcagggagccggCCCAAGGGACAGGTCAGGGTTTTCCCCCTTCTACCACATCCTCAGGCGAGTATCCAGTGCTGGCTCTTCCCACGCAAACAGGATGAAGCCCTGCAATTCCTCAAGATTCTGTTTGGAAAgacttttatttggaaaagtaGCCTAAGAAGGAAGGTCCTTGCAGGTGATGGGGGCAAGTCCTCTTGTGGAAGTCCTCAGGTCTTCCTTCCATTCATCTCTCCAAGTAAATTGTAACTGCAGGACCTTAGCAGTGTTTAATATATAGAGTTGAAGTGTTTTACCAAAACATGCTCCATACTGTCAGTAGAAACTACAGCTTGCATCTAATGAAGGCTGTGAAGAGCTCGCTCTATCAGCTGGATAAGACAATGTGAGAAGAGGTCTAGAGACAAAGGAAGGCTGTTACAATTAGACCTGTTTCCAAAGGAAGATCGTATTTCCTGAGAAAACCAC
The Falco rusticolus isolate bFalRus1 chromosome 1, bFalRus1.pri, whole genome shotgun sequence genome window above contains:
- the RBM47 gene encoding RNA-binding protein 47 isoform X4, with the protein product MTAEDSTARMSNDSSNVATTKVPEGVAGAPNEAALLALMARTGYSMIQENGQRKYGGPPPGWEGLHPPRGCEVFVGKIPRDVYEDELVPVFESVGRIYEMRLMMDFDGKNRGYAFVMYTQKHEAKRAVRELNNYEIRPGRLLGVCCSVDNCRLFIGGIPKMKKREEILEEIAKVTEGVLDVIVYASAADKMKNRGFAFVEYESHRAAAMARRKLMPGRIQLWGHQIAVDWAEPEIDVDEDVMETVKILYVRNLMIETTEDTIKKVFGQFNPGCVERVKKIRDYAFVHFATRDDAIHAMNNLNGVELEGSCLEVTLAKPVDKEQYTRYQKAAKGGAAATPEVTQQPNYVYSCDPYTLAYYGYPYNALIGPNRDYFVKAGSIRGRGRGAAGNRAPGPRGSYLGGYSAGRGIYSRYHEGKGKQQEKGYELVPNLELPAVNTVAIKPGAVAIPAISAQYSMFQAAPPAKMMEDGKIHTVEHIINPIAVQQDPASAAAAAAAAAAAVIPAVSTPPPFQGRPITPVYTMAPNVQRIPAAGIYGTSYVPFAAPAAATATIATLQKNAAAAAAAAAYGGYAGYIPPAFPATTIQVPIHDVYQTY